Proteins from a genomic interval of Osmia bicornis bicornis chromosome 11, iOsmBic2.1, whole genome shotgun sequence:
- the LOC114881659 gene encoding delta-1-pyrroline-5-carboxylate dehydrogenase, mitochondrial, producing MLSLCRQALIANSQKVGTRCLGSIVPVSNPPEFPLENEPVYSYKKGSPERAELEKVLKEMSNECEEVPLVIGNEEIKTDLCRYQVMPHNHEAKIAKYYWATPALIKKAIDVAVKAQREWDKCPIEKRLEIWLRAADLMAKKYRQHLNVSTMLGQSKTVIQAEIDSAAELVDFFKMHGYFAKEALKYQPISPDPKETLNSMRYRGMDGFVAAVSPFNFTAIGGNLSYTPALMGNAVLWKPSDTALLSNWWIFKICREAGVPPGVVNFVPCEGPVFGDNITSSPYLTGINFTGSVPTFNRLWMQVGQNLGKYKNYPKLIGECGGKNYHFVHPSADVESVINGTIKSAFEFNGQKCSACSRMYVPESLWSKIKEGLLSIRDKLKIGDVRDFTVFTGAVIDEVAFKRISGYIEHAKKSPNLEIIGGGKYDNSHGYFIDLTIVVTKDPKDKIMTEEIFGPVLTIYVYKDSQLDETMQLVESSTPYALTGSIFAQDENWARRALEEFKYTAGNFYINDKSTGSIVGQQPFGGSRMSGTNDKAGGPHYVLRWASPQSIKETFVPLREYDYEYMRS from the exons ATGTTGAGCCTTTGCCGTCAAGCATTAATAGCTAACAGTCAAAA AGTTGGTACCAGATGTTTAGGCTCCATAGTACCAGTATCAAACCCCCCTGAATTTCCTTTGGAAAATGAACCTGTTTACAGTTACAAGAAAGGTAGCCCAGAGAGGGCAGAATTAGAAAAGGTCTTGAAAGAGATGTCTAATGAGTGTGAAGAAGTGCCATTGGTCATtggaaatgaagaaattaaaactgACCTATGTAGATATCAAGTTATG CCACACAATCATGAagcaaaaattgcaaagtaCTATTGGGCAACGCctgctttaattaaaaaggcAATAGATGTTGCTGTGAAGGCTCAGCGTGAGTGGGATAAATGTCCAATAGAAAAGCGTTTAGAAATTTGGTTGAGGGCAGCTGATCTAATGGCAAAAAAATATAGGCAACATTTGAATGTTTCTACAATGCTTGGTCAGAGTAAAACAGTTATTCAAGCAGAAATCGACAGCGCAGCAGAATTAGTTGACTTCTTTAAGATGCATGGATATTTTGCTAAAGAGGCCTTAAAATACCAACCAATCTCACCTGATCCTAAAGAGACATTAAATTCAATGAGGTACAGAGGAATGGATGGTTTTGTTGCTGCTGTGTCACCATTTAACTTCACTGCTATTGGTGGTAATCTTAGTTATACACCAGCTTTAATg GGTAATGCAGTTCTTTGGAAACCGTCTGATACAGCTTTACTTTCTAACTGGTGGATATTCAAAATATGCAGAGAAGCTGGTGTACCACCAGGTGTAGTTAACTTTGTTCCATGCGAAGGTCCTGTTTTTGGTGATAATATTACTAGTTCACCTTACTTGACCGGAATTAATTTTACTGGATCAGTTCCAACGTTTAATCGTTTGTGGATGCAAGTTGGTCAAAATTTGGGAAAATATAAGAATTATCCCAAGCTGATAGGTGAATGTGGTGgaaaaaattatcattttgtACATCCGAGCGCTGATGTGGAATCAGTTATCAATGGAACTATCAAAAGCGCCTTCGAGTTTAATGGTCAAAAATGTTCAGCCTGCAGTAGAATGTATGTTCCAGAATCATTGTGGTCTAAG ATAAAAGAAGGTCTTTTATCGATTCGTGACAAACTGAAGATTGGTGACGTTAGAGATTTTACTGTGTTCACTGGAGCAGTCATAGATGAAGTTGCATTTAAGAGAATTTCTGGTTACATAGAACACGCTAAGAAGTCGCCAAATTTAGAAATCATTGGTGGCGGAAAATATGATAATTC GCATGGATACTTCATTGATCTAACAATAGTAGTAACAAAAGATCcaaaggataaaataatgaCGGAAGAAATATTCGGTCCGGTATTAACTATTTATGTGTACAAAGATTCACAGCTTGACGAAACGATGCAATTAGTAGAATCTTCAACACCGTACGCCTTAACCGGATCAATATTTGCACAAGACGA aaattggGCAAGAAGGGCTCTCGAAGAGTTTAAATACACAGCTGGTAACTTTTATATTAATGACAAATCGACAGGTTCGATTGTTGGTCAGCAACCGTTTGGTGGAAGTCGAATGTCCGGTACAAATGATAAAGCTGGCGGTCCTCACTACGTTCTTCGCTGGGCATCGCCGCAATCAATCAAAGAAACCTTTGTTCCTTTACGCGAATACGATTACGAATACATGAGATCTTAG
- the LOC114881658 gene encoding pre-mRNA-processing factor 40 homolog A gives MASNDGIPPPAAVPGFPSATPNIASNFVPPIIPTAPFIPPPSLPPGPPGIMPPQFSIPPPGFSFPITGAPPADTGVIAAPPQITAPGIPPPAPIASEATSSVQPIATEKKTDWTEHKAPDGRTYYYNSVTKQSLWEKPDELKTPSELLLSQCPWKEYKSENGKVYYHNVTTKESRWTIPKELEELKARIAAEEAAAAAAVVVASATNTIVPVGMQHLSPNVAIANTSQTSTPEPGGKSAIEQAMAATLAAINIPTPPAKPDEDSNSAKGSANDSRTSTPEPKMQFKDKKEAIEAFKELLRERDVPSNATWEQAVKLIQSDPRYPQMKKLNERKQAFNAYKTQKLKEEREHERLRLKKAKEDLEQFLLENDRMTSTTKYYKCEEMFGNLEVWRSVGDSDRRDIYEDVIFNLAKREKEEAKQLKKRNTKRLAQVLDTMTDVTYKTTWQEAQALLLQHAAFAEDADLLEMDKEDALLVFENHIRQLEKDEEEEKEHEKKRRKRQERKNRDAFISLLDELHEQGKLTSMSLWVELYPMLSADLRFSAMLGQSGSTPLDLFKFYVEDLKSRFHDEKKIIREILKDKNFEVQVNTTFEEFATVVCEDRKSATLDAGNVKLTYNLLLEKAEAREKERVKEETRKFKKLETGFKNLLKTLNVDYQMTWEDIRSKIEEDPDFKAITLESERIRIFKEYQHELEESCSHHHIRSKKKKTKKVKRKSRSRSHSESEGSDKGLKKKRHKSRSPSVPSKSDSSESDTRKSKRKKSKKKRGRSHSRSHSRLPSSEESPDRKRKEEKHRRASAHSEGSVTENAEHHELSEDELEKQRAQLLRELQMQQEDN, from the exons gCTTCCAATGATGGTATACCTCCACCTGCAGCAGTACCTGGGTTTCCATCAGCAACTCCAAATATTGCTTCTAATTTTGTACCACCAATTATACCCACTGCACCATTTATACCTCCTCCTAGTTTACCACCTGGTCCACCAGGTATAATGCCTCCACAATTTTCCATACCTCCTCCTGGTTTTAGTTTTCCAATTACCGGTGCTCCTCCAGCTGATACTGGAGTGATAG CTGCACCTCCTCAAATAACCGCACCAGGTATTCCTCCTCCAGCACCTATTGCAAGCGAAGCTACATCAAGTGTACAACCTATTGCAACAGAAAAAAAGACTGATTGGACTGAACATAAAGCCCCAGATGGCAGaacatattattataatagtgTTACAAAACAATCTTTATGGGAGAAGCCAGATGAATTAAAAACACCTAGTGAATTACTATTATCACAGTGTCCTTGGAAAGAATATAAGTCAGAGAATGGAAAAGTATACTATCATAATGTAACAACTAAGGAATCAAGGTGGACTATTCCTAAAGAATTAGAAGAACTGAAAGCAAGAATTGCAGCTGAAgaagcagcagcagcagctgcaGTGGTTGTAGCAAGTGCTACAAATAC TATAGTTCCTGTTGGTATGCAACATTTATCTCCAAATGTAGCAATCGCAAATACATCTCAAACTAGTACACCAGAACCAGGTGGAAAATCTGCCATTGAACAAGCTATGGCTGCAACACTTGCAGCAATAAACATTCCTACTCCACCTGCAAAGCCAGATGAAGATAGTAATTCTGCAAAAGGATCAGCAAATGATAGCCGTACTAGCACTCCTGAAccaaaaatgcaatttaaagATAAAAAGGAAGCAATTGAAGCATTTAAAGAATTATTAAGGGAAAGAGATGTACCATCAAATGCTACATGGGAACAAGCagtaaaattaatacaaaGTGATCCTAGGTATCCGcaaatgaagaaattaaatgaacgcaAACAAGCATTCAATGCATATAAAACACAGAAACTTAAAGAAGAACGCGAACACGAACGTTTAAG ATTAAAAAAAGCTAAGGAGGATCTGGAACAATTTCTATTAGAAAACGATAGAATGACAAGTACAACAAAGTATTACAAATGTGAGGAAATGTTTGGCAATTTAGAAGTATGGAGATCTGTAGGAGATTCGGATCGTCGAGATATTTATGAGGACGTCATTTTTAATTTGGCTAAACGCGAGAAAGAAGAAGCAAAGCagttgaaaaaaagaaataccaAGAGATTAGCTCAAGTTTTGGATACTATGACTGATGTTACATATAAGACCACTTGGCAAGAAGCACAAGCATTACTTTTACAACATGCGGCATTTGCAGAAGATGCAGATTTGCTAGAAATGGATAAAGAAGATGCCTTACTTGTATTTGAAAATCATATACGTCAATTagaaaaagatgaagaagaagaaaaagaacatGAAAAGAAACGTAGAAAACGACAGGAAAGGAAAAATAGGGATGCATTTATA aGCTTACTTGACGAACTTCACGAgcaaggaaaattaacatcAATGTCACTTTGGGTAGAACTTTATCCAATGTTATCTGCTGATTTAAGATTTTCAGCTATGCTTGGACAATCTGGATCAACTCCTTTAGATCTTTTCAAGTTTTATGTTGAAGATTTAAAATCTAGATTCCACGAcgagaagaaaattataagaGAAATTCTAAAGGACAAAAACTTCGAAGTGCAAGTTAACACTACTTTTGAAGAATTTGCAACTGTAGTATGCGAAGATAGAAAATCTGCAACATTAGATGCtggaaatgtaaaattaacaTACAATTTACTGCTTGAAAAAGCTGAAGCGCGGGAAAAAGAACGAGTAAAAGAAGAAACcaggaaatttaaaaaattagaaacagGTTTCAAAAATTTACTAAAAACTCTTAATGTTGATTATCAAATGACGTGGGAAGATATTAGAAGTAAAATCGAAGAAGACCCAGATTTTAAAGCGATAACGTTAGAAAGTGAAAGAATTAGGATTTTTAAAGAATACCAACACGAACTTGAAGAAAGTTGTAGTCACCATCATATTAGaagtaaaaagaagaaaacgaaaaagGTGAAACGAAAATCACGGTCTCGATCGCACAGT GAGTCGGAAGGTAGTGATAAAGGTTTAAAGAAAAAGCGACATAAATCACGTTCACCAAGTGTTCCCAGTAAATCGGACAGTTCTGAATCCGATACTAGAAAAtcaaaacgaaagaaaagtaaaaagaagAGAGGTCGCAGTCATTCT CGGTCGCATTCGAGACTTCCATCTTCCGAAGAATCTCCAGACAGAAAACGAAAGGAAGAGAAACACAGAAGAGCTTCTGCTCATAGTGAAGGGTCCGTTACTGAAAATGCTGAACATCATGAACTTTCAGAAGATGAATTAGAAAAACAGAGAGCTCAGTTATTGCGTGAATTACAAATGCAGCAAGAAGATAATTGA
- the LOC114881099 gene encoding LOW QUALITY PROTEIN: uncharacterized protein LOC114881099 (The sequence of the model RefSeq protein was modified relative to this genomic sequence to represent the inferred CDS: substituted 2 bases at 2 genomic stop codons), which translates to MESIYALDPKKLCSVFHYYATSPEDTTDRSSSPKLLQYYPKAPIVFDVKSDSKISLTNLRTVSSSPTLVPQISSIEARKKSSKRLLLRVKHSYTFVKTDQVLPVVDITSNYSSYRYKAFETCLRNLYGDNYPPGEVVLNSMQLNLLDSRTNVSRLKKANLFDFIKDSELTLATSATCRKLEIEYLNLLDHFVTKLGDKPSTEERFTETLXQDQXRLSDNTDSKKDSIRDIITSPEKNRRSCKKIEPCECNLSSPRRVYGTNDIHSGRKHSLPELGRLLRSFRTRCKRID; encoded by the exons ATGGAGAGCATCTATGCT CTGGATCCAAAGAAGCTTTGCTCTGTTTTCCATTACTACGCAACCAGCCCAGAAGACACCACCGACAGAAGTTCATCCCCAAAGTTACTGCAGTATTATCCCAAAGCACCAATTGTATTCGACGTGAAATCAGACTCCAAAATATCTTTAACAAACCTAAGGACTGTGTCGTCATCCCCTACACTAGTACCGCAGATATCAAGCATAGAAGCTCGTAAGAAATCAAGCAAACGTCTATTGTTAAGAGTGAAGCACTCCTACACGTTTGTCAAAACTGATCAGGTGTTGCCTGTAGTAGACATCACCTCGAATTACAGCTCTTACAGGTACAAAGCATTCGAAACATGTCTAAGAAACCTTTACGGAGACAATTATCCGCCTGGTGAAGTGGTGTTAAATTCTATGCAGTTGAATTTGTTAGACTCGCGGACAAATGTATCCCGTCTGAAGAAAGCTAACCTGTTCGACTTCATCAAAGACAGCGAATTGACTCTGGCCACCAGTGCCACGTGCAGAAAGTTGGAAATTGAATATCTTAATCTGTTGGATCACTTTGTGACCAAACTGGGTGACAAACCGTCCACAGAAGAGAGATTTACGGAAACGTTGTAACAGGATCAGTAACGGTTATCTGACAATACCGATTCGAAGAAGGACTCTATCAGAGACATAATCACCAGTCCAGAAAAGAATCGGAGATCCTGTAAGAAGATCGAGCCTTGCGAATGTAATTTGTCCTCGCCTCGACGcgtttacgggaccaatgacATTCATTCAGGCAGAAAGCATTCTCTGCCAGAACTCGGGCGTCTGCTTCGGAGCTTTCGGACTCGTTGCAAGCGGATCGATTAG